In a single window of the Euleptes europaea isolate rEulEur1 chromosome 4, rEulEur1.hap1, whole genome shotgun sequence genome:
- the LOC130476286 gene encoding gamma-secretase subunit Aph-1b-like, whose translation MGLAVFAGCALVSFGPALALFLLTVAADPLRIIILIAGAFFWLVSLLLSSLLWFVAASASDARAEALQRGLLVGGVVASVLLQEAFRLLYYKLLRKAIEGLVALSEDGCCPVSIQQMAYVAGLGFGLMSGAFSMINLLADAVGPGTVGIHGDSQLYFLTSAFMTLVMIFLHTFWGIIFFHGCETRQWWEVGVVVITHLIVSSLTFWNPIYLGSLLPSYLLMAAMAVWAYLLSGGSKKNLHHFLLCLRSGTSRPPPPPPPGS comes from the exons ATGGGGCTGGCGGTGTTCGCGGGCTGCGCGCTGGTGTCCTTCGGGCCGGCGCTGGCCCTCTTCCTCCTCACCGTCGCCGCCGACCCCCTCCGCATCATCATCCTCATCGCCGG ggccTTCTTCTGGCTGGTGTCGCTGCTGCTGTCGTCGCTGCTGTGGTTCGTGGCGGCGTCGGCGAGCGACGCGCGGGCCGAGGCGCTGCAGAGGGGGCTGCTGGTGGGCGGCGTGGTCGCCTCCGTCCTGCTCCAGGAGGCCTTCCGCCTCCTCTACTACAAGCTGCTCAG gaaggCGATTGAGGGGCTGGTGGCCCTAAGCGAGGACGGATGCTGCCCCGTCTCCATCCAGCAAATGGCCTACG TGGCCGGCCTGGGCTTTGGACTCATGAGCGGCGCTTTCTCCATGATCAACCTGCTGGCTGACGCTGTTGGGCCTGGCACCGTGGGCATCCATGGCGACTCTCAGCTCTACTTCCTGACTTCAG CCTTCATGACTCTGGTGATGATTTTCCTCCATACCTTCTGGGGAATCATCTTCTTCCACGGCTGCGAGACCCGACAGTGGTGGGAGGTTGGTGTGGTGGTCATCACGCACCTCATCGTCTCAAGCCTG ACCTTTTGGAATCCCATTTACCTGGGCAGCCTCCTTCCTTCCTACCTGCTGATGGCAGCTATGGCTGTGTGGGCCTATCTCCTCTCAGGTGGCTCAAAGAAAAACCTGCACCACTTCCTTCTGT GCCTCCGGAGTGGGACCAGCAGGCCTccaccgcccccgccgccgggatCCTGA